The segment TGAATGCCGCGCGCGATTCGAACAAAGCTGAAACGGATGCATTACTCTTTCTGACAAATCAAATCATTCAGGACGTCAACAGAGCAGAACAGATTCTCGAAATCCTGCCTACGTCCCAACACCTGGCCATTCCCTGGTCAAGCCATTCCCTGCACGAACAATATCCGTTTATTAATGGAGTTCTCGCTGCCCGGTTGATGGCGTATCTCGTTCCGCGTTTTCCGCATGGCAGTCAATATGTGGAACAGCTAACAGCGGCGGCACTACTTCACGACACGGGGCTTCTCTCGCTACTGCACGGTTACCAGAAGAATGCTCGCGACCTTGCGATCAGCAATCCGACAGCGTTTAAGAAACACCCCTCTTACGGTGCCGTGGTCGCCGGGGTTTTCAAACGAATGCCAGTCACATTTCCGATGATCATCGCTCAACACCACGAGAGATTAAACGGAACGGGCTATCCCAATCGGCTCATTGATCGCAGTCTCCCGGCTCTCTCGAGGATGATGGCAATCGTCTGCCGAGTGGTCGACTTGATGACGGGCACGCTGTTTGCGCATACGCCCCCTGAGAATCCGAAAACTAAATCACAGACGCTGTCGCAAACGGTCAGTAAATTAAAACTCGAGGCACGACTGGGCGAACTCGACAAGCAGATGGTGGAACAGGTCATCCGGCTGTTGCAAGCGGAAGGGGGACTGGACCTCACTGCCGAAAGTGACGTCTTCGAAAAACAGGAATTACCGCTCGACGAAGAACTCCGACAGGACGCGCCGCATTCACCCGTCCCCAGTATGGCTCCTACCCTGAGGCAACCGACGGTTAGCTCCTGGTCCTGGAAAAACCAGAATGCACATAGCTAATTAAACTCGGCTAATTTAACTCGCGTCTCTCTAAGTTCCTTATGGCCCGGCGGGTCTGTTCTTCCGGAGTAGTCCTGACTCATGGCTGTCAGTTATGTAAAAAAAAAGAAAGAGACGATTCCTCTCACGTATTGGGAAGAATCTCGACAACCTTGGGCCTGTCTGCTTTTTTTGACGCCACTGATTGGCCTGTATGAATTCGGCGTCTGGTATCTCGCCGATCAGCGAACCCCCGATGCCTTGCGAAACGGAGCTGATGCCTGGATGAGATCCTGGCTGGGCACTGCCGGGCTTAATGGAACTGTCTGGGCTCCAATGGCAGTGCTGCTCGTTCTCTTCTTGTGGCATCTCCTGTCTTGGGGAAAGTGGAAAGTTTCCGGAGAGACGCTCGTCGGGATGCTGGCCGAAAGTCTGATCTTTGCCTTGGGATTAATTGTCGTCGGACAAACGCAGGGTCTGATATTTCAACAGGTGGTGGGAAACATCCCGCTTTCCATCTTCTCTTCGGAGAATGTATCACGGGCGGTTACGTTTATCGGCGCTGGAATCTATGAGGAATTTCTGTTCCGGCTGTGCCTGCTCCCCGCCTGTTACGGTTTTTTCCGGTTGATTAAAGTTCCCGTTCGCTGGGCAACAATAGGTGCAATCGTCTGGACCAGTCTGATTTTCTCTGCCGCGCATTATATAGGTGCGGGCGCGGATACATTCCAACTGTTTACATTCGTGTTTCGTGCCGTCGCGGGCGGGTTTTTTGCGTGCCTCTTCTGCTTTCGAGGCTTCGGAATCACTGTTGGCTGCCATGCGACCTACGACCTACTCGTGGGTCTCTACATGGCTGCCAACATTAATCAAGGTTAGGCGATTCGGTCCTGTCTATACTTGAAGGGCGCCCGGTTTGCCATTCTCCACGATGAAGCTCGCTTTCGTATCAACCGGACCGCCCGGTTTGGAAACGTATTCCACCGTTTGATAATCTGCCCGCCACTCGTTGGGTGTGACTTCACATTGCACATAACCCCGTTGGCGATTGTGATATCGAAGAAAAGGATTATCGGAGTAGAATTTATCGAGGTCTTTCACCTCTGCCTGGCCATCTCCGCTGGAGGTAATCGATGTACCGACGAACTCAGTGGCAACGGTTGGATCTTCCAGTCGATCAAAATCGACCTTCAAGTCATTCACCCAGTCGGCATGAATATCACCCGTCAAGACGATCGGATTTGAAATCCTCCGTTCCGCCATGAACTGCAATAATCGTTTTCGGGCGACGTCATAACCGGACCATTGATCCATGCTGTAGCTTTCTCCTTCGCCCGGCGTCCGGTCAATCCGACCCATCATCACTTGCTGGGCAAGCACATTCCATTGGGATTGGTTTGAGATCAATTGTTTATTCAACCACCATTCCTGTTTATTACCCAGCAATGTAGCATCCGGATCGAATACTCCGTCA is part of the Polystyrenella longa genome and harbors:
- a CDS encoding HD-GYP domain-containing protein, translating into MSSTSETPISPNRRSPDAQVEELDHQLISMRQELPREEHQQLIHKYRELLPVFVELQRCYEEIEGCFDCPRTVTELEQARLREVFEVMRLLERELFRVAYPEPSLVSVEPLSHLIELCEQEMEKLYFILKQRSQIKTYTKGWWRVVNAARDSNKAETDALLFLTNQIIQDVNRAEQILEILPTSQHLAIPWSSHSLHEQYPFINGVLAARLMAYLVPRFPHGSQYVEQLTAAALLHDTGLLSLLHGYQKNARDLAISNPTAFKKHPSYGAVVAGVFKRMPVTFPMIIAQHHERLNGTGYPNRLIDRSLPALSRMMAIVCRVVDLMTGTLFAHTPPENPKTKSQTLSQTVSKLKLEARLGELDKQMVEQVIRLLQAEGGLDLTAESDVFEKQELPLDEELRQDAPHSPVPSMAPTLRQPTVSSWSWKNQNAHS
- a CDS encoding CPBP family intramembrane glutamic endopeptidase is translated as MAVSYVKKKKETIPLTYWEESRQPWACLLFLTPLIGLYEFGVWYLADQRTPDALRNGADAWMRSWLGTAGLNGTVWAPMAVLLVLFLWHLLSWGKWKVSGETLVGMLAESLIFALGLIVVGQTQGLIFQQVVGNIPLSIFSSENVSRAVTFIGAGIYEEFLFRLCLLPACYGFFRLIKVPVRWATIGAIVWTSLIFSAAHYIGAGADTFQLFTFVFRAVAGGFFACLFCFRGFGITVGCHATYDLLVGLYMAANINQG